The genomic segment CAGCTGTTCAGGCGACAGAGCATGGCATACGGGCGATTGCGCTTTCGCATGTCTGCTTTGAGCCCAGAGGTTTTGAATATGCAGCCAAATTCGCTGCAAAACTCATCGACAAGATGGCAGAGCTCGATATTCCGCAGCGCACAGTTCTCAACGTCAACTTCCCCAACCTGAACGAAGTAACGCCTAAAAAAGTTGTCGTTACAAAGGTCAGCCGCACCAACTGGTTCTCGGGCTATAACGTGGTGCAGGTAGTGGATGAAAACACGACGGAATACCGTGTAGACGGCACTTACCGCGAAAACGACGGCCCGGGAGACGACGACTACGAGATTCGCCAGGGCAATATCTCCATCTCGCCGCTCCTATATGACTATACGGACTATGGCAGCATGGAAAAAATCAAAAGTGTGGAAGGCATGATAGAATAAAATGCAAATTTGAGAATTTCAAATTGCATTTTTATCAAAGGTTTGGTATAATAGGGCGGGTGAATCTCGCCCTATTACTATTTTTGGAAGTGGAATATGGAAAACACGGATTTTGATTTATTGCACCGCATTGAAGAAGAATATCAATCTTTTAGCAAAGGGCAAAAGGCGATTGCCGCCTACATCCGCGATAACTATGATAAGGCCGCTTTCATGACGGCGGGGGCTCTGGGCAGGAAAGTCGGTGTCAGCGAATCGACGGTCGTCCGCTTTGCCTATGCGCTGGGCTATTCAGGATACCCCAAACTGCAGAAACACCTGCAGGAGATCATCAAAAATAAGCTCACGACAGTACAGCGGCTGAACTTTATGGAGGGCCTGCCCGCGGATAAAATCATCGATACTGTGCTGAAAATGGAGATCACCAACCTGAAGGCGACGCGCGAAGAGCTGGATATTGAGAGCATCAAGGATGTCGTCCGCTATCTGGTGCATGCGAGAAAAATCTATGTCATCGGGTTCCGCAGCAGCGCGCCGCTGGCCCAGTTTTTGACGTATTATCTCAGCTATATTTTTGAAAACCCCCAGCTGATTACGCTGGGCACCTCGGATATTTATTCCCAGCTTCTGCATGTTACGAGCGAAGATGTGGTCATTGGCCTGGGTTTCCCGCGCTATTCCATGCAGACGGTAAAGGGGCTTCAGTTTGCGCGCAGCCGGCATGCCAAGATTGTAACGATCACGGATAACCGCATCTCGCCGCTCTATGAGCTGGCGGATCGCTGTATCCTGACAAAAAGTGATATGAACTCCTTTGTGGATTCGCTGGTTGCCCCGCTTTCCATCATCAACGCCATTATCATCATGGCGGGCCTGGAGAAAAAGCAGGCGCTGCTGGAGAATTTCAGCATGATGGAGCAGCTTTGGCGGGAAAACAACACCTATGCCAAGCATGATTACGATTTTGTGCACCGCGCGGAAGGCGAGGGAAAGATGTGAGAGTTGCTGTTGTCGGCGGTGGCCCTGCGGGGATGATGGCGGCCTATGCGGCTGCGCAGAATCACGAGGTCTGGCTGTTTGAGAAAAATGAAAAACTCGGAAAAAAGCTCTTTATCACAGGGAAGGGGCGGTGCAACCTGACCAATTCCGCTGAAATCGAGAGCTTTTTTTCGAGTGTTTGCAGAAACGCCAAATTTCTTTACAGCGCGTTTTATCAGTTTACCAACCAGGATCTGATGGATGCGCTGGAAAAGAGCGGCCTGAAGCTCAAGGAGGAGCGGGGCGGGAGGGTGTTTCCTGCCTCGGATAAATCCAGCGATGTCATCAAAACGCTGGAGCGTATGCTGAGGGGTGCTGGAGTCGTCATCCGCCTGCATGCACATGTTGATGAAATTCTGATCCAGAGTGGGAGAATCGCAGGGCTTGCCGTAAACGGCGAAAAAATGCCCTTTGACAAAGTCGTTCTGGCGACAGGGGGATATTCCTATCCGCTGACAGGAAGCACGGGAGAAGGGCACGAAATGGCTCAAAAACTGGGGCACACGATAGAGCAGATTCATCCCTCTCTGATTCCGCTGGTTTCGCCGGATCCCATCTGCAAGCAGTTGCAGGGATTGTCGCTGAAAAATGTATCGCTGGCGCTGCTAGAAGGAAAGAAACAGTGCTACTTTGAGCAGGGCGAGATGCTCTTCACGCATTTTGGCGTCTCCGGCCCGCTGGTGCTCTCGGCCAGCGCTCAAATTTGCGATTATAGCTTTGCAGATACCAAAATAGAGATTGATTTAAAGCCGGCATTGAGCAGAGAACAGCTGGATCGCCGCATTCTGAGGGATTTTGAAGAGCTCAAAGGCAAACAGCTGAAAAATGTGCTCCCAAAGCTTTATCCCAAGGCGCTGGGAATCGAGATTTTGAAAAAAATTGGGCTGAGCGGCGAAATTTCAGTCGGCGAAGTGAGCAGGGCGCAGAGGGAAAGCCTCGTTCAGGCAACGAAAGCGTTTTCGATCAAAATTACCGGTGTGCGCAGCATCAATGAGGCGATTATAACGCGGGGCGGCGTTCGGACTAGGGAAGTGAATCCTTCCACGATGGAGAGCAGAAAAATTTCCGGATTATTTTTTGCCGGAGAGCTGCTGGACCTGGATGCTTATACAGGCGGGTTTAACCTGCAAATCGCCTTCTCAACGGGCTATTTGGCCGGGATGAGCTAGCGGCATTGGCGATTGACAAAAATGCATATCCGTTTTACAATTATTAATAGTTTATGTACAAATCAATGGTATCATCTATAACAAGG from the Christensenellaceae bacterium 44-20 genome contains:
- the surE gene encoding 5'/3'-nucleotidase SurE, which gives rise to MKILLVNDDGIRGEGLVALVAELHDKHELRVVAPKGECSGNSHHLTFNRPIAVTKTTIPGYEDVPAYYVDGTPADCSRIALTELFDDMPDLCVSGINKGPNLGVNIHWSGTLGAAVQATEHGIRAIALSHVCFEPRGFEYAAKFAAKLIDKMAELDIPQRTVLNVNFPNLNEVTPKKVVVTKVSRTNWFSGYNVVQVVDENTTEYRVDGTYRENDGPGDDDYEIRQGNISISPLLYDYTDYGSMEKIKSVEGMIE
- a CDS encoding NAD(P)/FAD-dependent oxidoreductase; the protein is MRVAVVGGGPAGMMAAYAAAQNHEVWLFEKNEKLGKKLFITGKGRCNLTNSAEIESFFSSVCRNAKFLYSAFYQFTNQDLMDALEKSGLKLKEERGGRVFPASDKSSDVIKTLERMLRGAGVVIRLHAHVDEILIQSGRIAGLAVNGEKMPFDKVVLATGGYSYPLTGSTGEGHEMAQKLGHTIEQIHPSLIPLVSPDPICKQLQGLSLKNVSLALLEGKKQCYFEQGEMLFTHFGVSGPLVLSASAQICDYSFADTKIEIDLKPALSREQLDRRILRDFEELKGKQLKNVLPKLYPKALGIEILKKIGLSGEISVGEVSRAQRESLVQATKAFSIKITGVRSINEAIITRGGVRTREVNPSTMESRKISGLFFAGELLDLDAYTGGFNLQIAFSTGYLAGMS
- a CDS encoding MurR/RpiR family transcriptional regulator; this translates as MENTDFDLLHRIEEEYQSFSKGQKAIAAYIRDNYDKAAFMTAGALGRKVGVSESTVVRFAYALGYSGYPKLQKHLQEIIKNKLTTVQRLNFMEGLPADKIIDTVLKMEITNLKATREELDIESIKDVVRYLVHARKIYVIGFRSSAPLAQFLTYYLSYIFENPQLITLGTSDIYSQLLHVTSEDVVIGLGFPRYSMQTVKGLQFARSRHAKIVTITDNRISPLYELADRCILTKSDMNSFVDSLVAPLSIINAIIIMAGLEKKQALLENFSMMEQLWRENNTYAKHDYDFVHRAEGEGKM